ATCGGTTCGGTGCACCAGGCGACAATCTGGCGAATTGATCGAATTTCAATGAAACCAACATAAAAcatcgcagcagcaacgaGGCCGATGGCACACGGGGCGGGTTTTGCATTAGATACATgtggcgaaaaaaaagtggACATTTATATGGGAAACAGCACACTACCGCTACTGCCGAGTATCGGTCGATGGGATAAGTTGAGATGTGATGATCTAAATATAACCAGCCCTGCTCCATCGAAGCGATAACGTTTATGGTCGCTTTAATTAAAGAGCTGAGCAAGCAAACGGGACACAAACCAGACccggtccttttttttgttttactcggCAAATTGGTTTTCAATGGCTCAGGCGATTAAATGTGTAGaagggaaattaattttctgctATCCATGAAACATTTGATaagttttccgtgttttttttttttttcaaaaaaaacttaccaataaaacatgaaacaaatattatgACTTGTCAAATTGTGAATATGTGGCTTATGATATTTTGGGAAGGTGATAAAATTAGTCAGTAAActacaaataaattaatttcaatgacTCGATTATTTGGTCATTcacttttattttctatttagaTATCGGCCCTTAAGCAAAATCTTCAGAGATACGTCGCCTTGTGTGTCTTGTAGGATAAGTAAACATCGCCGTAAGCCGTAGAGGACGACTGTTTCATCTTCTTCTAGACGTAAGAATGTACTCGGTCATAAATGCTAtaatttctggcttactagacttattttactaGCTCACAATCAGACCTTGCTACAACGACGTCGAGTGTAATTATCAAAATTACACTAATAAGCTACAAAAAACACTTCTATATTGCTAGTTCTGTTTGGTTACTTTAGTAGTATATTTCTGATAAACCCATTTTGCTCGCCCAAATCTCATTATTTTAAATGGTGCTATTTGCATTTGCCTAAATCCGCCCTATTGACACGACAAAAAATTAACTTTTAGCTTTATTTAACCGTCTAGACCAGGGATCGGAACACCTTTCACGAATAGGgtcagaaataaaaaacaatttagaAGCTTCGGGTCAGACACTCCAAACCAATGTTTTAGACACATAAATAGATGATAATCCTTCGAATACCTGCGGAAAGTAAAATACAACGTAACTAATGAGTTGGATTTTAGAATCAAAACCGCATGTGTTCTGAAACGTTGAAGCAATTTTAGTAAGCATTCAGATCGGCCAATAATTAATTGATCGAGATATATTGTGACAGACGATCAAATAAATTTTGTAGAAAAAAGTGGACAAATATGACACAATTAATGTCGATGATGTTTCACAGATATTATGCTAGTATCGTGGTGGCGAGATCTTGTGGTGCTTTACAGGTCTTGAGAGGAAGTTTTTTTATCGGGCTGGGTAAAATCTTTTGGCGAGCTGAATTTGGCCCGTGGACCGCACTTTGCCGACCCCTGGTCTAGACAAGTTTTCAATAGGCTTCCAAGCTGTTTAAGATAATTTAAGCTTATAAAGATCATATTAAATATAATTCAACAGTTATGGTTGCATAATTCAACAATTATTTAAAAGTCTTCAAAAATTcaaatgtaattatttaaaaaaagcttaATTGCTCAAAACTAAATCAAACAAGAAGATACACAAAGGTGATCATAATgctcatgatgatgatgatgatgataccaAGCTGAAAACATATCTTAACCTTAAATAACTGCCACGTTACTGCTAATAAtagattaataaaatattagaaACTACAATAAATGAAAACTTGCAATAAATTCATAAATCATTTTCACATGAATAACGCAGTGTTTCATTACCACCATGAACATTATTAATGCAATGTTTTAGTAGGTTCAATCTATtttcaaagaaagccagaaatgggaGGCATACACCTTTTGCGGTTGCTGTGCCGGTAAAGAATCAGAATCCAATTTTCGCCTTACTTTATTCTATTCGCACCTTCCACCCATTGCCCTGTAATCAAAAGTGTAATCATTGCTAATGTGGCACCGTAAaaaggtttcctttttttgcatctGTTTGCAAACGAGTGTTAgcaaaatattcaacaaactTGTGCCCATTATCGACAGGTCATGCAAAACAGGCAACCAATTATTCGTCCGTCTTCAACTCGACAGACCCATCCCggtgacaaaaaaaactcacaagCCCCCCCAatacacacaatcacacacacacacacacacacacacacacacaggtccCGAGAGAACCTGTTGGATGCGAATATGTGGTACAATCGCTAACAATCCGCTTTCCAGTAGCGGCCaaaaggagaaaacaaaacaaaagccccaTTGGTATTTCCCATTGGTTTATTGCCTTTGATTATCATCGCGCCCGCTCATAACCGTTCCCGTGCGGTGGAATAAACCATGTTATCagcgggaaagaaaaacaaaacctagcGGTATTGTGTTGTGATGCAAAGTGGAAGACGTGCAGCACAAACGTGAAACCGCCGTCCGCTTCATTCATTCGCGTCCACGTACCGGCAAGCTATGCAAAAGCATATCTCGTCAGCCGCCCCGGGATCGGGACGTTTCGCTCGAGAATGACAGCGCGAGAAAACAGGTTTCGCCACTGGAAGCTGTCCGGCCAGAACCGGGATTGAAGATCGGCTGACGGCAACGCTACCGGTCAGTCGTTCGAACGCATCCAACCGCTTAGCAGGCGGTGAACGTTGGTGGACGTCAGCATTTTTGTGCGGAACGATACCCACTGTACCAGCGGTAACGATGGGAACGCCCGTGCGGAGTGTTTTAGTGCTGTGGTTGGTCGCGTGCCTGAACCTCACAGTCGCGCAGTGTGCGTACATGTTGCGTTTAAAGTTTGCTCAAGTGTGTTTATGTATCAAATTTCTTCAGATCTTTCCAGCTGTCAGAGTCCGGATGGCGAACAGGGTACCTGCGTGCTGGTACGCGAATGTCCCTTTGCCCGCGCGTTGCTAACGAAGCAGAAACATTCGAACAATGACATACGCTATCTGGAGGCGATACGATGCGGTACGCTCGAAACCAAAGCACTTGTGTGCTGCAATGCGCCGAACATCACAAAAACGGACAAACCGGTTGAGGCGGAAACGATTGCCGAACTGGTCGAAAATCGGTTCAGCACACCGGAGGAGAAAAAAGGTTTGCTGCCGACGGTGTGCGGTGTGGACACGTATCGAGGCCCGGTCCGGGGCGAGTTGGCTTAtctgttccattttccatGGAATGTCCTGATTCAACACCGAACGAAAGGTAAAGGTTCATTAGCGTTGTCATTGATCGAGCAGAAAACGTTGAGTTCATTACCCAGCAATATTCTAGTTGCTCTTTTTGTGTAGAAAATTATTAACAGATTCGTTCTATAGAAACTTtctcatttaaaatattttgtttaactttacgAGTTTGAATGTGAGCAACGATGTTTCTtgctaaaattaaaacacctGAAGCAGGGCTACATCTAGGAAAACTATCAACATTAATCGCATATTAACATTTTCCAATAATTATTTGCCCAAAACTTTGTAACTTCCCCTAACTAAATGATTTTCTACATGGCGCCAACCTCACTCTCACTCATGCTTGCAGATGGTGAGAATCGTTTCCATTGCGGAGGATCGTTAATTAGCGAGCGATACGTAATCACTGCAGCCCGCTGCATTATGGGAATTAAAAAAACCTGGACAATGTGAGTGATGAATGTGCGAATTGCCCTTCCGAccttaaataacaaaacaacttCCACGCTCCCTTCATTGCAGCGTGTCCGTGCGGGTGGGTGATTGGGATTTGCAAACCGATCCCGACTGTACCACGATTGCGGATAACAATGAATGTACCGTCCCGGTGCAGGATATTGCCATCGAAAAAATTACCGTACCTTCCAACTACACCGGGACCGGATCGCCGGCCGTGAAGCAGGACCTCGCACTGCTACGCTTGGCACGCAAGGTGGCATTCGACGAATCAGTCGCACCGATTTGTTTACCATTCAAGGCGGCATCGTGGACAAACTACAACCCCGAAAGTGACTATTTCTATGAAAGCGGCTGGGGTAAAACACCCGACGGTAGGTTAACACTGGCGTTAATCCATCATTCATACATACGACAGTCGAACTAGCTAACGTGCTAACGCTTTCCTCCGCAGCTACTGGTGGCAGTGATAGCAAATGGAACTATGCCTCGGTGGGTGTTTCGCGTGCGGTTTGCCGTACCCAGTACCCACACGCCAGCATAGATGAGGAAAACATTTGCGCCAAACCGGTGCGTGATCAGCACACATGCAGAAGAGATACGGGCGGTCCACTGATGCATTTCCACACGGATAACGCCTGGTATCTGATGGGCGTCGCCAGCATCCAGAAGGAATGTGCCATCACCGGGGAACCCGCGGTCTACACGAACGTAGCCGCCTTTACCGATTGGATTGTTGACAATCTCGAACCGTAGGAATTACGTTGCTGATGCGTCATGTGTGTAAAGAGTGTACAACACCCAACgcattgtttgcttttcttttttaaattgaattaattaaaacttttacAATCCCGCATCGTTCGCAATGTATTGTACCGAGAAATGCAGAATAAAAAGTCTatgaaaatgtgaaacaaatgTAAGAAATGTACGGTGCCCACCTATGTTACATCTACCATTTTATTTACTCCAAAAAGGCCAATTTAAATAACGTTTACTGCAGCGGTAACGTTGCTCTTGCAGGCCAATCCACGGTCCCCCCCGTTTGCCGCAGACCGTCTTTAAAAGCCAGTAACAATTTTATGGCCCTACCATTTAAGCCGTATCGTTAACCGTACGGTAGATATCGAGCAAATCGAGACACGCATTCCAAGCGCCGTACACTTTGGGAACTCCCGGCACCAGGGCTTCAGGGCCTTATCGGTCTATACTTCCGCTGCATTAGTCAAACTCTTGAGGTACAGCAAATTGCGACTTTCCCTCCAAAACACCACACCATGCGAGGTGCCGATTGTGCtgtaaaaagcaaaacccaaaCAACACAGCGCACTTTTATCGTTTCATGCATTCCACGCTGAGTTCTCGGTGGCCGGGGCCCTGTATTTTAACGATCCTTGGTCCACCGGTTCGCGCTCTACCTGTTTACCACAAAACACCTGCACTAATCGGCCAACATTCAAAACTCGCGCTAACGCAAAACTGGCGCATTTATCAGGAAGATTAATTTCAGATATTGCATAGACTTTAACCACGCGGAGGAATCCTGAAACGGCTTTCGCGTACCGCTTGTTTACAGTGGTCCACTGCATGATCGCACATCGCGATGATCGTAAACATGTGATTTCTACCTCGCTACTGTTTCAATCACTAACCCGATCGTGCGCtcggcagtgtgtgtgtggtatgcGGTTTGTTCGTGTGCGGTCAATCACTTTGCattaattttcacacaatTCTATTTCCAGCGCGCTATACCCCGTAGTACATTTCTCATGGTGGGATGCATGAGGTTGCAATTAATTCCACCACACACATTTTGACAGTGTCACACGTGCAATCGAAAGGGGGTGTAATTTAATCGGTCTGGTTTCCAATTGCAATGAATCTTTCCCTTTTTAAGGtcaaaatattttaccattaaatataaattattccaaAAAATTGTATTAcgatttaattgtttatttttttataatttagcTTGTTACCTTTCCTCAATaaatattgaacaataaaATCTATTCCCTTTTCGATTGGTGCAAACacagaaagaagcaaaacggaATGCTcattttatgtaaatattaCCGTCCCAAGCATCAGTTTTACCGGTCCAAGCAACGCATCAATTAAGAATCTTTTCCGTCGTCTCAAAACTTACACCAACAATCACGAAGTAGGAACACTTTGAAATGAAGAAACAGCTAATAAAATGCTCGCTAACCCGCGGACCCCAAACCGTTGCGTGCTTGGTTCACTGCAGTTCGGTCAAAAAGCATCCCCTAATCCGGCCTCGAACCGCATAAAGCCACCCAGCGTGAGAAGTCGTCGCGCTGTTGAAAGATGTGCGAGCCGAAGGCTAATATGAAACTGCCTGCGATTTGAGTAAACGCTACCcacgaaatgaaacgaacggAACGGATGAAACGTTGAAAGCATCGTCTTGGTCGTTGAAAGTTAAAACGTCTTGGTTGGTGCGAAAAACCGAAAATCCGGgccagcaaacaaaatgaGAAACAGGGTCGCCCCTTGCCCGATTGTGGTTTTTCCAAGCCAGCGGAGTAGTCATATTCacggctttttttgttttgtttcaacagATTCTAACAAACTTATCGCTGTTTTTCCATGTGAAGAAGGTGCCCTGAGTTCTTAAGTAAGTTCCAATTTAcctgatggttttttttttttgcttcacttcgcatactatttttaaataagGATGGAATCGCTCTAGGGCATTTGCTTGCTTACATTAGCCACGTATTAAGCATATTTTCCGAAAAAGAAACGGTCCCACCATACTGTTGGAAACGGGTATTGACAAACGCCTCCGGCCTCCGGCATGTAAACTGTCAGCAGCTTACGAAAGTTAGCGAAACCCTAAAtggggaaaatattttaaaatttccaccCCAAAACTTTTCGGTCACAACAATTTTGGGCCAACTCTCGGTCGCTTTCTGAGGAAGGACACTGATAACACCACACCAAACGGCCAGCGACAAGCTTACACGGTTTGGTTGTGTTGTACGAAGCTGAACAATTTCCTTCTGTTTCCCAATGGAATGTCGCTAACTTCTCACTACCATTACATccttttgcaaacatttcatTGCAACTAGCCCTGAGCCCTGAGCCCTGAactgagaagaaaaacatgcacacacacacacacacacaacgctgTACGTTTGCCTGGTAAGGATTACGTGTGGCCATTTATCACACCTTTACcgcgggaggaaaaaaaccctACCTCCCCCAAAGCGCGCCTTCGTAAATAACGTGATCACGTCCTCCCAATCCCGGAAGCGTCCTATCAATCAGCGAGATTATCAGCGAGCTCTCACTGTTTATACCCATTTTAATACACCACAATCGAGTAAACGGTACGTATTTGCCCGATAAACCACCTGGTACCTACACTTCCGAAACCCGCTGGAACGTCGCGCAGTtgagaaacaaaactttcacaGCACTTTCTTCATGCACGCTTACAGTGTCAGCTTTTTGTCACGCACGAGATACACGCGTACCAAAATGGAGGGCAAAATGCGCGCACGATGCACGCGATCACTCAC
The Anopheles moucheti chromosome 2, idAnoMoucSN_F20_07, whole genome shotgun sequence genome window above contains:
- the LOC128297637 gene encoding CLIP domain-containing serine protease B4, with the translated sequence MGTPVRSVLVLWLVACLNLTVAQYLSSCQSPDGEQGTCVLVRECPFARALLTKQKHSNNDIRYLEAIRCGTLETKALVCCNAPNITKTDKPVEAETIAELVENRFSTPEEKKGLLPTVCGVDTYRGPVRGELAYLFHFPWNVLIQHRTKDGENRFHCGGSLISERYVITAARCIMGIKKTWTIVSVRVGDWDLQTDPDCTTIADNNECTVPVQDIAIEKITVPSNYTGTGSPAVKQDLALLRLARKVAFDESVAPICLPFKAASWTNYNPESDYFYESGWGKTPDATGGSDSKWNYASVGVSRAVCRTQYPHASIDEENICAKPVRDQHTCRRDTGGPLMHFHTDNAWYLMGVASIQKECAITGEPAVYTNVAAFTDWIVDNLEP